In the genome of Hymenobacter cellulosivorans, one region contains:
- a CDS encoding SusC/RagA family TonB-linked outer membrane protein, translated as MNANNYPHLLRRALLLASLGLPTLAAPALAGSPALPLPIAGRPTLADIQVSGRVTQSTGEPLPGVTVLVKGTTIGTSTNSDGTFVLSVPENSTLIFSYVGYLRQEVAVTSSNSGNLAVTLSDDLKALSEVVVVGYGTQERTSVTGAVSSVSAREIATQPVADATQALQGRAAGVTVTSNGGAPGGAAGTSIRVRGITSAGNNNPLYVVDGFPLPEGGENQLNAISPNDIETIDILKDASATAIYGVRAANGVVIITTKRGKAGVSTINLDAYRGVQQVWRKLDLLSAKEYAIINNENRIAGGERIVVDRLRNPDALGEGTDWQDEVFRRAAIQNYALSATGGSDKARFAVSGSYFQQDGTVVGSTFERFTLRANGDLQLNKILKIGSNISLTHLKDRQIPSGGGTEGSRNGEYGTIQQAIRIPSIIPIYRPDGNYYEPRGAQDNFVEENPLASATITNQKFVRNRALTTFFAELEPLKGLRFRTNVGADLIFDNFNSFRPGIPELKVGDETYSTRYSQATAGGSATSNYNTSFLAENTLTYDHLFASQHQVTVLLGQSGQIIDQQDVGAYRTGYLRNDLQTINSGPVNTQISNTGNVQPRQKLASYFGRLNYEFAGKYLFQAIMRYDGVSNFEPGKKFGFFPGVSAGWRISEEEFMKGNRAISNLKLRAGYGKVGNPNNAGRFAYLFAINSGIQYPFGPNGTIQTGAAPTRLPNYDLRWETNNQANIGLDFGFLDNRFEATIDLYNRSSPNLIAPVPVSLVSGTFEAVNRNAASAYNRGVDFSFTSHNLRGNGSDLNWTTTLNVSAYKTELESLGEGKPYDGLSVLSGVIVRYDQNQAFGSFYGLVADGLFQTPEDVKNHAVQTAGDNPAKSTAAGDIRFKDLNGDGVINASDRTFIGNPNPDFTYGLNNTLSWKGFDLNMFLQGSQGNDIYNQNRYILESALYGNSNGSARVLGRWTGAGTSNDVPRAVAGDPNGNLRASSYYVEDGSYMRIKTLTLGYTLPQTIMSRISAKQVRVYVSGQNLLTLTKYSGFDPEVGSRGVDLGVYPQSRVFLAGVNFGF; from the coding sequence ATGAATGCAAATAATTACCCGCATTTACTGCGGCGGGCTTTGCTTCTGGCCTCGTTAGGGCTGCCTACGCTGGCTGCCCCGGCCCTGGCCGGCTCACCTGCCCTGCCGTTGCCCATTGCCGGGCGTCCCACGCTGGCCGATATTCAGGTGTCGGGCCGGGTAACCCAGAGTACCGGTGAGCCGCTGCCTGGCGTGACGGTGCTGGTGAAAGGCACCACCATTGGTACGTCAACCAACTCGGATGGCACCTTCGTGCTGAGCGTGCCGGAAAACAGCACGCTGATATTCAGCTACGTTGGCTATCTGCGTCAGGAAGTGGCCGTGACGAGCAGCAACAGCGGCAACCTGGCCGTCACGCTCAGCGACGACTTGAAGGCCCTGAGTGAAGTAGTCGTAGTGGGCTACGGTACCCAGGAGCGGACCAGCGTAACCGGTGCCGTGTCGTCGGTGTCGGCCCGCGAAATTGCCACTCAGCCGGTGGCCGACGCTACCCAGGCCCTGCAGGGCCGAGCGGCTGGGGTAACCGTAACTTCCAACGGCGGGGCCCCCGGTGGCGCTGCCGGTACTTCCATCCGGGTACGGGGTATTACCTCGGCCGGCAATAACAACCCGCTGTACGTCGTCGACGGGTTCCCACTGCCGGAGGGTGGCGAAAACCAGCTGAACGCCATCAGCCCCAACGATATTGAAACCATCGATATCCTCAAGGATGCCTCGGCTACCGCTATTTACGGGGTACGGGCTGCCAACGGGGTAGTTATCATTACCACCAAGCGCGGCAAGGCCGGCGTATCGACCATCAACCTGGACGCCTACCGCGGGGTGCAGCAAGTGTGGCGCAAGCTGGACCTGCTCAGCGCTAAGGAGTACGCCATTATCAACAACGAAAACCGCATTGCCGGCGGCGAGCGAATCGTCGTAGATCGGCTGCGCAACCCCGATGCGCTGGGTGAAGGCACCGACTGGCAGGACGAGGTGTTCCGCCGCGCCGCCATTCAGAACTACGCCCTGTCGGCTACCGGCGGCAGCGACAAAGCCCGCTTTGCCGTATCGGGTAGCTATTTTCAGCAGGATGGTACGGTGGTTGGCTCCACCTTCGAGCGGTTTACGCTGCGCGCCAACGGCGACCTGCAGCTAAACAAGATCCTGAAGATCGGCAGCAACATCTCCCTGACCCACCTCAAAGACCGGCAGATTCCCTCTGGCGGGGGCACCGAAGGCTCGCGCAACGGGGAATATGGCACGATTCAGCAGGCCATCCGGATTCCTTCGATTATCCCCATCTACCGCCCCGACGGCAACTACTATGAGCCCCGCGGAGCCCAGGATAACTTCGTAGAGGAAAACCCCCTGGCTTCGGCTACCATCACCAACCAGAAGTTTGTTCGTAACCGCGCCCTGACGACGTTTTTCGCCGAATTAGAGCCGCTAAAAGGTTTGCGCTTCCGTACCAACGTGGGTGCCGACCTGATTTTTGATAACTTCAACAGCTTCCGGCCCGGGATACCTGAGCTGAAAGTAGGGGACGAAACTTACTCGACGCGCTACTCCCAGGCCACGGCCGGCGGCTCGGCTACCTCGAACTACAACACGAGCTTCCTGGCAGAAAACACGCTGACCTACGACCACCTGTTTGCCAGCCAGCACCAAGTGACGGTACTGCTGGGTCAGTCGGGTCAGATCATCGACCAGCAGGATGTGGGAGCTTACCGCACCGGCTACCTGCGCAACGACCTGCAAACGATTAACTCGGGCCCAGTCAACACGCAGATTTCCAACACCGGTAACGTTCAGCCCCGCCAGAAGCTGGCCAGCTACTTCGGTCGTCTCAACTACGAGTTTGCCGGTAAGTACCTGTTCCAGGCCATCATGCGCTACGACGGGGTAAGTAACTTCGAGCCCGGCAAGAAGTTCGGCTTCTTCCCCGGCGTGTCGGCCGGCTGGCGCATTTCGGAGGAAGAGTTTATGAAAGGCAACCGCGCCATCAGCAACCTGAAGCTGCGCGCGGGCTACGGTAAAGTAGGTAACCCCAACAACGCCGGCCGCTTTGCCTACCTGTTTGCCATCAACTCGGGCATTCAGTACCCCTTCGGCCCGAATGGTACGATTCAGACCGGCGCGGCTCCAACCCGCCTGCCTAACTACGACCTGCGCTGGGAAACCAACAACCAAGCTAACATTGGTTTGGACTTCGGCTTCCTCGACAACCGCTTCGAGGCCACCATTGACCTCTACAACCGCAGCTCGCCCAACCTGATTGCGCCTGTTCCGGTGTCGTTGGTATCGGGCACGTTTGAGGCCGTTAACCGCAACGCGGCCTCGGCCTACAACCGCGGCGTTGACTTCTCCTTCACCTCGCACAACCTGCGCGGCAACGGCTCGGATCTGAACTGGACCACGACTCTGAACGTTTCGGCTTACAAAACGGAACTCGAATCGTTGGGTGAGGGCAAACCTTATGACGGGCTGAGCGTGCTCAGCGGCGTGATTGTGCGCTACGACCAGAACCAGGCGTTCGGCTCGTTCTACGGCCTGGTGGCTGATGGCCTGTTTCAGACTCCGGAAGACGTGAAAAACCACGCTGTGCAGACGGCCGGCGACAATCCGGCCAAGAGCACTGCGGCCGGCGACATCCGCTTTAAGGACCTGAACGGTGACGGCGTCATCAATGCCAGCGACCGGACCTTTATCGGCAATCCTAACCCTGATTTCACGTACGGCCTGAACAACACGCTGTCCTGGAAAGGCTTTGACCTGAACATGTTCCTGCAAGGCTCCCAGGGCAACGACATCTACAACCAGAACCGCTACATCCTGGAAAGCGCCCTCTATGGCAACAGCAACGGTAGCGCCCGGGTACTGGGCCGCTGGACCGGCGCTGGCACCAGCAACGACGTACCC